A single genomic interval of Amycolatopsis albispora harbors:
- a CDS encoding PQQ-dependent sugar dehydrogenase yields MPARKAGFAMIAALVALTSACSDTPPAPDAATPAPAPSNAAPAGKPGSLALQVEEVTGGLTHGWDIGFLPDGKALVTQRPGKIALVSGLQPGATATEVKADFSDLFVEHESGLLGLVVHPDFAQSRRFTTCQNYKQGETPTDVRLITWTLSADGTSAQRVQTLLTGMPVNPNGRHSGCRPTLAEDGALLVGTGDAADNPDVPQDRTNLGGKVLRIDLNTGEGLPDNPFASSANANERRVYTYGHRNVQGVAVRTGTGQVFVSEHGPTNFDELSLVKAGGNYGWDPSQGGTVDEYDESVPMTDLERFPDAVPQAWTSGKTTEAPSGATFLTGPQWGDLDGRMVLAALRGQKLLVFTMDGPGAVTDVYLPPEFNAEFGRLRGVRTGPDGALYVTTSTGTDDKLLRVTLA; encoded by the coding sequence ATGCCCGCACGAAAAGCCGGATTCGCGATGATCGCCGCGCTGGTCGCGCTCACCTCGGCCTGCAGCGACACGCCCCCCGCGCCGGACGCCGCCACGCCGGCGCCTGCCCCGTCGAACGCCGCGCCCGCCGGGAAACCGGGCAGCCTCGCGCTCCAGGTCGAGGAGGTCACCGGCGGGCTCACGCACGGCTGGGACATCGGCTTCCTGCCCGACGGCAAGGCGCTCGTCACGCAGCGGCCCGGCAAGATCGCGCTGGTCTCCGGGCTGCAGCCGGGGGCAACCGCGACCGAGGTGAAGGCCGACTTCTCCGACCTGTTCGTGGAGCACGAAAGCGGGCTGCTCGGCCTGGTCGTGCACCCCGATTTCGCCCAATCGCGCAGGTTCACCACCTGTCAGAACTACAAACAGGGCGAGACGCCGACCGACGTCCGGCTGATCACCTGGACGCTGTCCGCCGACGGCACCTCCGCGCAGCGCGTGCAGACGCTGCTGACCGGCATGCCGGTGAACCCGAACGGCAGGCACAGCGGCTGCCGGCCGACGCTGGCCGAGGACGGCGCGCTGCTGGTCGGCACCGGGGACGCGGCCGACAACCCGGACGTGCCGCAGGACCGCACCAATCTCGGCGGCAAGGTGCTGCGGATCGACCTGAACACCGGGGAAGGCCTGCCGGACAACCCGTTCGCGTCCTCGGCGAACGCGAACGAACGGCGCGTCTACACCTACGGCCACCGGAACGTGCAGGGCGTGGCCGTGCGCACCGGAACCGGGCAGGTTTTTGTCTCCGAGCACGGGCCGACGAACTTCGACGAGCTGAGCCTGGTCAAGGCGGGCGGCAACTACGGGTGGGACCCGTCGCAGGGCGGCACGGTCGACGAGTACGACGAGAGCGTGCCGATGACCGACCTGGAGCGGTTCCCCGACGCCGTGCCGCAGGCGTGGACCTCGGGCAAGACCACCGAAGCCCCGTCCGGCGCGACCTTCCTGACCGGCCCGCAGTGGGGCGACCTCGACGGGCGGATGGTGCTGGCGGCGCTGCGCGGGCAGAAGCTGCTGGTGTTCACCATGGACGGTCCGGGCGCGGTGACCGACGTGTACCTGCCGCCGGAGTTCAACGCCGAGTTCGGCAGGCTGCGCGGGGTGCGCACCGGCCCGGATGGCGCTCTCTACGTCACCACCTCGACCGGCACCGACGACAAGCTGCTGCGGGTCACCCTGGCCTGA